TCACAAAACCTCATACAATGTGAACCCctgatagctttaaatttaattaaatcctgTAAAATGAGCCTACTTGATAAAAGTAAACTGGTTTTGATAAACAGCGCTGCGCGTTGGTGAATTAATAATCgccatttatataacataatttataaaattacttataattttacatttaaattaagttttgttgatatgatattatataataacatatctcGGCATTTTGAAAATTGGATGAATTTTGgcgcatttaaaaaataattggcaaTCTTCAACggagtgtaaaataaataaaaatcatgaacATTAAAGCGCcaataaatatttcgaaaatagtgtccaaaaatatattcgtcTATAGTTTAATCACAATGTTCCCGTTTGCATTTTTCATCAAAGTCCAATATAAAACTCATAgtattacacttgcttattgatagtcaaaaatctatccATTAGgtacatcaaaatataaattcagggtgcaaattataaaacaaagattacttagtatgaattttattttgtactaggTATAAacgaaaaactattttttactaatttgtgTTCAGAGCGTAGAAATCGAACCGAATCGACTTTCACTATAAGAAGTGCATCTTATGACTCGTttacactttattatatttttaattttcaactattttatttcctaataaaataactaGATCAAAACCtcctttacaaatataatagcaAACGCGTCTAACGCTGAATTAGTTGCTTtatcacatttaaaaacaaaaataaaaaatcattttataatatgtagaaatGGGAAAATAACTCATCAGCTTTAATCAATCTTTAATACCTTTTAGTAATCAAAAAATAGATGGCGTTGGATATACGTCGCCACTCTCGTACAGTCGTCGTCGATTGTGCTGTAAACTAGTGATTACTCAAGTACCTACACGATGAGggttttttaaccgacttcaaaaaggaggttatcaattcgtctgtatatatgtttttttcttttaaagaaagtccacgaaacatattttatagattgcaaataaacaaataaaacgcgAAATATCATCAGATAGGTAGTAAGTACCTACATTTCATTGGTCATGAGGGGGCCGGAtataccatatggctttttgggcttcagcccagggccccgtggatcaAGGgggcccagctaagtcaagtcaaagtcaaaaatagacgataatgcgaaagaattacctaattttattaaattaagcagATCGTAAGGTTTGTAGCCcgaatcctgcaattaatcaaacccatttaattcaagtctacattCAGGTGTGTCTTAGGTTTTAACATTAGtgggccccctaaactcacggtccggccctgggtcacgagaaaatgttttaaaataatctaaccaaagttatttacattttatttcaaaatgtaactTTGCTAGCTATCGGATACCTTATTAACTTCGCCAAAACCAATTGTCAAATCAGTGTCAGATTTTTGATCAACAACttataagcaagtgtaacgcttctatattgaataaagtttttgacTTTGATGAAATCTTTTTAGGCTTACGTCGTGGTTATAAGTTAATTATCCGTTGTTATAAATATgcccaattaaataataaaaatataaattgcttatTGGAATGTCTTAATGTCTATGATTAGATGTTCAAAGAGTGCCTACCCACCCATTGTTTAATCTCTTAGAagataattaagtaaattataaaatactcggtgtcgcctgcggcttcgctcgcgttttaggggttggtcgtcagatgctatgcataaaaagtagccaatGTCAttgtccttggagttcaagcttattTTATagctaatttcatcaaattcgcttcTTTGGTGAAACAGGAGCAGATAGACAGACTCAATGATTTACTTACACGTTTATACCCaggatatacaatattaaacccagtggtcagaacgcgtgcatcttaaccgatgatttcgggttcaaacccaggcaggcaccactgatttttcatgtgcttaatttgtgtttataattcatctcgttttcggcggtgaaggaaaacatcgtgaggaaacctgcatgtgtctaatttaaacgaaattctgccaaatgtgtattccaccaaagcGCATTGAAGTAGCGTGGAGGAGattgtttggagcatattccatgctccaaaccatctcctcgaagggagatgaggccttagcccagcagtgggaaatttacaggctgctaatgtaatgttataatattaacgaataaaatattaaatttttactttattagagAGTggcaaaatttatttgtttgtatgtccCGTACATCATTAATCTCCGGAACGAATGTaccatttctaaatatattttcactgaaagatacattattcctgagtgctatacaATACATATGCtgagggtataaattatatttatataaaatcatttcctTTAGTAATAACTTggacccgtgtgaagccggggcgggtcgctagtctttttttttatataggttggcagacgagcaaatgggccacctgatgctaagtggcttgataagaaatattattaagatatagatattatctaataaattatatcagaatatatatatatatatacgtgttAAAATTCAGACGTTATccgtcattatatatttaatcggtcaaataatattatggttATGTACACTTAAAGGGCATACAAAGAATTATTATGTGAAAGATTATGGAATGATTgcgtttcataaaaaaataagtcgttacttttacaaatacaatagaaaataatttataacactgtagattttataaaataaaatctttttcctCGAaccttttttatggcatatgttGGCGGACAGGCCGTAAAAGAaattatccattccttacatcgccaattcgccaTCGACCTTaatctaagatgttaagtcccttgtgtctATAGTACACTGCcaactcgcccttcaaaccggaacacaacaatactaatatagCTGTGTGgctataaaatatcatatcagCGGGTGGTACCCAAacaggcttgcataaagccctacaaCGAAGTGAATATCCGCTTAATTCTACTAAAGCACCGAGTATCGATGTGGATATAAATTCCGGAAGAATATatctattatctatttataaattggcAAAGATAAAACAGTTCAATAAATCCTTTCTCCTCTGTATTTCTAAAGAGTTTCTTAATCTTTTTGCTTGGTATAACTGCCGGCGATTTTTAGAGTCgagattttttatcaataataagaaTGGACATACGAAtaaatacgtacgtacatatttttattttgggcCTTGAGGTATCAGGGCCCaaaattatacgaataatatACACAGTATAAATATAggaaaagtataatatatacaaacatacatgtTTTCACGCGATTAGTATAGAAATATCGATATCTACAAAATCTCTCTTCTACACGTAACTGTCGTGTAGGTAAGTTTCATACACAATTATCtctagtataattaaaaaaccatACCTATGTTGTAAACGTATTCTGTGAATAAAAGTCGATTGTCAAACTTCAAAATTTGTATCAGTAGCTTTAGAGTTTTGTAATTGCAGAAAGCACGGAAAAAGACATGGACCTCGGATTTAGCGCCGTACGGATGGATAGATCGTTTGACATGATCCttgttatatcaatatttatttaaataaagtccttaaatatacaaataacaataaaaaatagtaacagtataaatcttgaccgtggaatggtggcaagaatgctagcagcatttcaaTCAATACACTGACCAAAAAACGAAGCAACCAGCGGTCACCAGGTCGGTGGCGAGGCGAGATGTTATACTTTGAATGAAGCTTTtcgcactactactccaaggtacaagtattttaaataattattaaagaaaaggtCCTTTTCCATAATTTCCCTATTGCAAGTCTGACAGAGATAGCTAGATCAATAAATAGCAAAACCGAGGTCAAAACACAAATCACGTACCAACCAATAGACAATATAAAGGTCCAGGTATGACGatagtatataaatacttataaaaaataaaactttattaatgcCAAGAGGTATTCCAAACagtaatgattaaataattctgCACATTAAACaaggaaaaaatcaataaagataaagaaaaacACAAACGAATTTTAGtacaaatatctacaaaaacaGTTGTATTCATAAGAAGATACATCCATAATAACTAAACATATAAGTAACTATATCACAATGGCTGTCTTTGTGATTGAATTATACATGATGAATGTGATAAATaggaattatgtattatttatatttgcaaaattaaatactaGAACAAGTTACAAGTTCGCGTATTTAAAAACGTCACGATTAAAAACTaagttataatacttttaatgtatttgttttttttttgtcaaatgttcaccactgcccatagattataataatttcttatataaccTTTCGCAATAATGCTCGAGAATTGaaatgttatctcccttgtgcgtATAACTACTCccactcgcccttcaaatcggaatccAACAATACAACTttattgctgcttagcggtaaaatatataatgagcgTGTAGTGATAACGGCATATACAAAACGATTGTACTCCTTatttatgcatataaaatataatataaatgtatataacaaatacttataattaatacatttgcaAGTATTTCGCATCCGGACCAGGGCACTTTATTTTAAAGCGAAGCCCTGGTTATGAGacctattataatttataaaattaggacCGAATGATCCATTGGGCAGTGTTGGCAACTGCCTAGGGTCTCTGCATCGGCTAAAAGGCTTAAGGtagataaatgtatatatatttttggaaaaggTTAATAGGACATCGAAAACTACATTGCCTAGGGGCCCCGACATGATTAATCCGGCCCTATAATTAACATATCTTATCCCGATTATTAACTAACAACACTTGTATAACTATGAACTCATATTCAACGTTATCGTTAAATAGCGCCCCATTTACACAAGTCATTAATAAGTCCACGGAACCTCTCAGCGTATTGTTCATTGGGAGCCATGATGAAACTGCTGCCGTCAGCGTCGCCATCAACTTTAGGCGCAGATGCGGCATCGACTGTTACCACGGGGAGTACCGTCACACCCAACAGCACAGCATATGGCAGCATCTAGAAATTAAACAATCATTTCTTGTAATATACCTTAATCCATATGGCgttgtaaaatttatacatgtaGACTATACTTCACAAGACGTCAATAAAACTGGATATCATTAATACTATTTCACTACCCAAAACAATTAAACATCTCTTGTTAAAGTTTATGAATACAATGAAAtatgttaattgtttttactaacaattaaattacttgtCTCTTAAATAATGCCAATTAATTTggaattattataacttaattgtAATACTATAACTCTGTATTTATGTGACAATTTACAGAAAAGTCTTTGTTCCGCTGTGACGATTTGGTCAAACGAGGAACGAACACCCATATCCAAGAGAATGACAATACGAAGACAAGTATACGTACCTCCTTCAGATCGCTGTTAAATTTCGTCTTTGGATAAGCCTCTAGTGGATCCACGGAAAACCTCTTCAACGCTTCTTCTAACTTTGTATAATAGTGGTCCAGTAATTTATCATAGTACTGCTTTCTAAACTCTTCATCAGACCCCAATGCGATGAAATAAATTAGGTCACAAACCGGAGTCCCCGCGTAGACGGTTTGGTAATCAACGGTAATCGCTTGAAGTGTATCGtcctataaatttaaaacatcattatttatttactttacattataattatttttatgcattttaatataatcatttcatGATGTATTCGTGTCAGATGCGATAAATCCACTATATATAAGGaagtaactaaataatattaataaatgtcgaGATTAAAGCGACGAAGTTAGTAAAttgttctttttatatataaatagttatacatAATGACAATATAATTTGTCTTTCGTTTAACGTTTTGAAGGCCGAAATAAACAACAATGAATGATTAATAGCAAAAGCGTAGTGCCTAAATAATCATTCAACCTAAATTAGACGAGGAACATCTAAACATCGtttgatacaaaacaaaattcaatgttACGAAAGATAGATTCGGTGACTGGATCCCCAATGTCATCCAGCCCATTGTTGCAACAATAATGGCCGATTCTGTGACTGTTATCGTAATTTTGTAGCCGTATCCATACAGTATAAGTACTTAAACTACACCAATTCAATTTGGTAACACgctttttgtgtattttatttattcacttttaactattacataataacaaaagcaactttttatttataaaagtacattgcaaatataaacactctgtatattataatattgtttcctGCATTCAAATACTCCGCCGTCTTATATATCTGATTTCCAAAATGGATGCCGCACGTACTTGCTTACAAAATACCGCAATGAGACACTACGCACTTAAGATCCTAAGAACCATAATGTTATCTGCGCAGCAAATAGTGACTAATTTCTGACCGGTCAACTACTTCTCACGTACatgatatacaattttatttaagagtaactaattaaatacaatttacatgTACGATAAAGTCTGTATTTCGTACCATTATGTGATTGAGATATtggacttttttaaattatttattaataaagtattggTATTTCCGtgattgtaaattattacataacaataaatatacaaaaagtcaataaagtaataaaaaaacaaagccCTTGAAAacgatttcaaataatttaatggtCAAATTATGTTGCACGGCCATTTATTTACCTTGCGGTTTTTTCCATTATTTACACAAGTATACAACTTACAAGTACCTATTATTCAAAccgatgttttatattttactagatgttacccgcggcttcgctcgcgtagaatatgaatatatttacaaattaacttataatattaagttaatgtaagacctctttgtataccacactGGTGTGAATTTTAGcctttagggtagaatattcagaaacgcttaaatgcgaatcaactcatttttaatcggtagcccaaaaataaagtttcgagcttctaacttcaaaaatgacggacttccagactaacctgtatatggaatgttaaaacaatttccctccttaggcgtaaaatatacagaaacgcttaaatacctataaacagatttttaatcagtatcccaaaaataaagtttcctccttctaactttaaaaaatacggactttcatacatactttcatcccttatttcacccctttaggagtGGAATATGCAGAAACTCTTAAATGtgtatgtactcatttttaatcagtatacttaaataaattattatgtttccaACTTCCAACcaaaaaaatgactgactcctcATAGGACTTTTTATAGCTAACACCTGCCgacctacatatatttaagtatacagTACTTTTAAACTTAGAAACTACAGTTTATGATGATATTGTTTGTCATCTGTATGTGGCACGCGCCAAGCGGACATTCGCTAGATAGTATTAAAACTTcatgataacaatttataaccCAGTCTCTACGTAAATATTGGCGTGGACAAATTGTAGGCGATTAAAAGATTCTGTTAgcacattaatttattaaaatatgatattatgttacttttttatgttatagaagggtcacctgatggtaagtggttaccaccgcccatagataaagtcgctttaagaaatattaaccactcatTACATTGCCCAAATGCCACGAATCTTGacaattaagatgttatgtttgtatgttctttgtgcctgtagttacactggttcactcacccttgtttgtttggcggtagaatatctgatgagtgggtggtatgtACTACCCACactgacttgcacaaagccgtaccaccaagtgtATACATTATTTCGTTCACCATTTGATTTTTGCTCGTATGTTGGTAAAACTTAGCAAGATTATAATAGTGTGAACGTCGCATCACCATGTAGAAGGTATAACATTTTGCCATAATTGATGAAAAACTGTTCAGATCTCCGAGGTTATTTAATACCACGAGAAACATGCGTTTCTCCAAgttgttattgttttgaaagTAGAGGATATGTAAACTAATACCACCTCGTATCCggcttcgcaaagttaatacagcCTTCCCGGGGCGCGGTATTCGTTTCTACAATAAGATTCcacggttatttttaacttggcctatcaAAAAATTATCTCAATGTTAAAGCGTGTGTTAATGTTTTTtgatacaaaactatattaaagataaaaaagcgtggtcTTAGTATTTactgatttctaggcaggatatattatactttactcACATGAGTAAAGTACAGTGTTATATCGTATCGAGTACTTTTGCGAATAATCTAAGCACGTCAATTGATCTCATAGGaagaactaaaaaataatggttTAGCGACTAATATTATTAGAGGAATAACATAACggcaaatttaaaaagaaatgagCGATTATTATAGAGGTTAAGTAGGATTTGAGCATTTCAAATTTTGCtaattacagtttttttaaaacggtgcatatctttattttatatctatttaacgctttttatttaacataattttctgCTAGAAAATGTTATCAAACCTAAACTAGAAGTCAatgtaaattaacaataaacttgaactgatttattttgtgttttctaCTCATTTCAATACTTCTTAATAActggtggtttttttttaactgtccCTAATGCAGATTACTTTTTCGCTCCATTATCTGCATATATGTAATCAAAGAAACGCTAAGTACTTTTACGTTTGAGTTACGTTATACGTACTGTGTCCGATGATAGATTGTAATGACATCATGTTAGTGactaaaaaagtttatatttgcgcctcccttatttttttatttataggaagCCGACACAGTGtgttacgtatatatataattctaataaataacaattgtcAATGTATCGACActtactaaaacaatatatcaCATAGTTTGGCGCGCTACAGTTTAAcacttttttaatctgtatcataaaaaacaatgaGTATAAATATTAGGAAGTATCaaagataaattgtttttataaaagtgaattaaattgaaatatgataacaaaataaaaacgtaataaaaacgGCTTAAAGGGGTTATGGACAGATCGTTGCAATACTTTtctatgtttgtatattatcaattgtcttaatatattttttttgttttcattttcgaTGCCTTTATGTTACTACTGTAATCAAAGTGTCTTAGAATTGATTACATAATTGTATCATGCGACTGGGAGTATCCATTTATAATAACACATCGTGTTTGCATTGATAGCAGGTTAGTAAACCCGTGTCTGTGATTATCTTGTAAATGTTCTAGAATTTTCCTGTACATAATCTAGATATACCGATATTGTAAAGGTGGTTTGTATGTATAAGGAATTAGTTTTGCGTTGAACAGACCGTTCATTGAGGATGGTTGCATAACTTTTAGGATTACCAATCCAAACTCTAAAATGTGGAGATAAGggtattaatattgtatgtatataatatgtagtatgataaaataactgaatattactaaaatacctAACTCTTAAGAagctaaaacataataaaaaaattaccaaaagtattctaaaataaacaacagCTTCTATTTACATTTTAGAAACCATTACTCAGACATATATTCTTAAGTTATGGTTATACGTATACACTATACATGGATCAGAACGGATTATGATCAGTTTCGTTACAAAACACATTGAGAGTcaaaagcaaattattttatctcaatTAAAAGTATTCTTAAAAAACTTCCTAGTGTCAGCatgtaacaattaaaactttataaaatcaaaGGCATAATAACGCATCCAATTTTTCATCTCCTAGCCTGCTtccttttaatacaatatttttttgaaaatgtttctttcatttttatcaATCATCAATCCCTTGATGGTCAAATTGAATCCCGATATTTACAAAACCGAAAGACGAGCGAACCTATTCCATTCCGAGCTAACCTCGACAATTcgtcataaaaattaaactcagTTTAATCTTAACTGAGAACCaattctatgtatatatattccgATCCAACACACAACAAACCAGTTTGGGTTATAATGGTTTTATCAAGGTTTatcttgtgtttttttataaagtacgtTTAATACTGTACTATTATACGactgtattattatatagtttggcTTTGAATATCATTTCATACCTGCTGATTGTGTTCAGCAATTTATGCCAACTAATGCTAGTACCATTGTACCTTAAGCACTATTGACAAATTGAATACAACTAATTATAAACTCATCATGTTTATGACGTAGGTATAATCTAAACTTGAAACAGGCgtaaaggttattttaaaaataatattactatttttgatAAGGTCCTAAACGTGTAATTAAGTATTTGCCAGTCGTAGCGACATGCTAATTCTTCTTATCTAAggctacaataatattaaaaatatttccaacaatGAATCggatacttaatatttattatattaatttcgacaatatattttatctcagacaacaaaaataaacaaacgatcacacgaaacaaaaataattacagctGTGTTCCTTGTAATCGTCAGCGAATGTACGGCGAaacgcgtttttttttaaccataaaGTTTAAATGAGATCACGGTCGAAGTTAAAAAACATCTAATTGACAACTTCGGAGATCTGAACAGTTTCTAAAATATTCGCTGAGAATGAGAACGACTTCTATTTAATgggataaaaatatacaatatggtGACCAAATACTATCATGCTAAGTTTCATCAGCACATAAAGTTAacgatgtatatatatttattatatacaacatttatatttttaatcaattttcaaAAAGCAAGGAGGGTctctattcatttatatttgtttgccAGTGTACTTGATACTTTCCATTTCAATTTATAGACAAAATGCCACCCCAGAGGATGTAAAATACGGGTTGAAATGTTTATGTGAACggattttatttatacctaatttattttcgtatcaataaatacaatattttataaatacagccTGTGAATATAACACAAGTTTAGACACACGCAAGTTTGAATCAACATCGACAAATTGTCGTCACAAATAATGCACATGAAACTCACTCACTCATCTTGACTAGATTTAAAAccgctatttatattaaatttcgttTATACAGAGGACTTCATTCTATTTTTTCACAGACAACTTcacacattaatatattaatatttgtatggaGCTCAACTACGTATTTTCTGAAAAAAGCAAGAGTTACTATTGAAATGAATCGATTGATTCTACGCAGTGATTTTTGGTTTGTTCTTTTCAAAAATTGAAAGTTATATCTAAATAGTTTATATCTAAAACAGAATACAACGCATTAGTCTTACACATACTTATCATTAAGTAATTACCATTAGTGTTGTACCGTGTTATCGATAGTAAACAATATCAACATAATGATGTTTGTTGTCTCCTGTGTACGTTCctaatgtctttatataaactaaataaataagatcaaatagaaatatttttgctttGTTGTTggctgtataaattattatttatgacgtTTTGTCAGCTGTAGCTTTTGTGATATGAATATTGAATCAATTGTAAGTCCTTTATTTATGTACGCCTTTACGTGCACGATAAGATcgttatattcaatttgaaagtataattatgccgtgtatattaaaaaaaataatgttagtatGCTGTACTAATACTGACCTAACCATTTAGGTGTGTCTTGAGACATACTTACTTATAGAATGatcttaatttattcattatgaTCATATTATAATCTATGTTCATGTCTTATAAGtcatgtaattataataatatgctaaGACAAAGATAcgtttttatagttaaataagttcaaagcaatatataaataaatacgacaaAAAATGACTGACAACTAGTCagaaattttttgtttaaaatttagtgttatcgataaaaaataattcatatacgtTTTCCTCAGTTGACTAAATTCAAGCCTCGTAAACAATCAGCTAACTGATGATGAATAGATTATCATTTTATCCATATaggtatacaatttattatataaggtaataattatacaatgtatACAGTAATTGTTCTCACCTGTTTCCGGAATAAAAGGTTACTCATTCTGTAATCTCCGTGCACAATAACAGGATTACCAATTGGATTGTTATATTTGGTAAAATTGCTCTGACTCTCAACCAATACGCGCCCGACAGCTTTCCTTTgatcttcttttaaaatttgtaaagaaGCATTGATCATCTTCTCCCACATCTCTTTGGCAAAATCATTTTGTTGCGTTTCGTCAAAAGTAATCTTAAATTTCAAATCTAATGTGAGCTCATTATATTCCTCGGGATGATATTTCGCGAAAGCGAATGATAGAGCATGGAACTTAGCTAAATTTTCGACACCTGCGCT
The window above is part of the Vanessa tameamea isolate UH-Manoa-2023 chromosome 18, ilVanTame1 primary haplotype, whole genome shotgun sequence genome. Proteins encoded here:
- the LOC113398251 gene encoding uncharacterized protein LOC113398251; the encoded protein is MTDAEQTLRDFLDKILDEKNYKPREIKIKAIPTDGGNYTSVLFIVNVSSPNRDELKLFAKVGCVGENLRLQMNADWLYGNERFVYTELVKIYKDIEDELNIPNEYKYLFPQFYGCKEDRGKETVVLENLTESGYKTFDRFKSMDWEHASAGVENLAKFHALSFAFAKYHPEEYNELTLDLKFKITFDETQQNDFAKEMWEKMINASLQILKEDQRKAVGRVLVESQSNFTKYNNPIGNPVIVHGDYRMSNLLFRKQDDTLQAITVDYQTVYAGTPVCDLIYFIALGSDEEFRKQYYDKLLDHYYTKLEEALKRFSVDPLEAYPKTKFNSDLKEMLPYAVLLGVTVLPVVTVDAASAPKVDGDADGSSFIMAPNEQYAERFRGLINDLCKWGAI